A genomic segment from Bacteroidales bacterium encodes:
- a CDS encoding RluA family pseudouridine synthase has protein sequence MHGLEILYEDNHIIAINKKCSDIVQDDKTGDKSLKDKVSEYIKIEYNKPGNVFLGVIHRIDRPVSGVVLFAKTSKALSRFNELFKNKEIQKSYWAIVKKNPPNVKDTLIHYLTRNQKKNKSTVHDREVANSKKAILDYELIKTTNNYYLLEIDLKTGRHHQIRAQMAKIGCPIKGDLKYGYQRSNKTGGIHLHACKISFIHPVKKEHITINAPPPNDVLWNELV, from the coding sequence ATTCATGGTTTAGAAATTCTTTATGAAGATAACCATATAATTGCCATTAATAAAAAGTGTTCTGATATTGTACAGGATGATAAAACAGGCGATAAATCATTAAAAGATAAAGTCTCAGAGTATATAAAAATAGAATATAATAAGCCCGGAAATGTTTTTCTTGGTGTAATTCATAGAATTGATAGGCCAGTTAGCGGAGTGGTTTTATTTGCGAAAACCAGTAAAGCATTAAGCAGATTTAACGAATTGTTTAAAAACAAAGAGATTCAAAAATCATACTGGGCTATAGTTAAAAAAAATCCACCAAATGTCAAAGATACTCTAATACATTACCTGACAAGAAATCAAAAAAAGAATAAATCAACTGTTCATGATAGAGAAGTAGCAAATTCAAAAAAAGCTATTTTAGATTACGAGTTAATCAAAACAACAAATAATTATTATTTATTGGAAATTGACCTGAAAACCGGCAGACACCATCAAATCAGGGCGCAAATGGCTAAAATTGGTTGTCCGATAAAAGGTGATTTAAAATATGGTTATCAAAGAAGTAATAAAACCGGGGGAATTCACTTACACGCTTGCAAAATTTCATTTATTCATCCGGTTAAGAAAGAACATATTACCATAAATGCACCACCGCCAAATGATGTACTTTGGAATGAATTAGTTTAA
- a CDS encoding type II toxin-antitoxin system VapC family toxin encodes MKYLLDTNICIYLFKGKYNLNKKIKDIKIENCAISEITYAELIYGAEKSQFSEKNFAIIEKFTDQISILPIFNAIRIFAKEKARLQIIGKIISDFDLLIGATAISNDMIMVTRNIREFERLENIKIENWIE; translated from the coding sequence ATGAAATATTTACTTGATACAAATATATGCATATACCTTTTCAAAGGTAAATACAATCTAAATAAAAAGATAAAAGATATTAAAATTGAAAATTGTGCAATTTCTGAAATTACATATGCCGAATTAATTTATGGAGCAGAAAAAAGTCAATTTTCTGAAAAAAACTTTGCAATAATTGAAAAATTTACTGACCAAATTTCAATACTACCAATTTTTAACGCTATTAGAATATTTGCAAAAGAAAAAGCAAGACTTCAAATAATAGGTAAAATAATTAGTGATTTTGATTTATTAATTGGAGCAACAGCTATTTCAAATGATATGATAATGGTAACAAGAAATATTAGAGAATTTGAACGATTAGAAAATATAAAAATTGAAAATTGGATAGAATAA
- a CDS encoding LamG domain-containing protein: MNTYIVATYDNNSSKLFINNELVQQIEVQKAISDNSTPFRIGLQSQNFSNSSYYRGAIDDIVVYNRALSKNEIRLLYEAN, from the coding sequence GTGAATACTTATATTGTTGCTACTTATGATAATAATAGTTCTAAACTTTTTATTAATAACGAATTAGTTCAGCAAATCGAAGTTCAAAAAGCTATTTCTGATAATAGTACACCTTTCAGAATTGGATTACAAAGTCAAAATTTTTCAAATTCCAGTTACTATAGAGGAGCTATTGATGATATTGTAGTGTACAATAGAGCTTTATCTAAAAACGAAATTAGATTATTATATGAAGCAAATTAA
- the clpX gene encoding ATP-dependent Clp protease ATP-binding subunit ClpX, with translation MDKCSFCGKDKKDTNLLIAGVSGHICDSCIHQAYEIIQEELKTSNFDVNKIKLLKPVEIKKFLDQYVIGQEDAKKYLSVAVYNHYKRLMQKDSKDSVEIEKSNIIFVGETGTGKTLLARTIAKMLHVPFTIVDATILTEAGYVGEDIESILTRLLQVADYDVKAAEKGIVFIDEIDKIARKSDNPSITRDVSGEGVQQGLLKLLEGSVINVPPQGGRKHPDQKMIPVNTQNILFICGGAFDGIEKKIAQRLNTMVVGYAASKEKEKIDINNLLQYIAPQDLKAFGLIPEIIGRLPVLTYLEPLDKKALRDILTEPKNSIIKQYTKLFKIDGIELTFDNKVFNFIVDKAIEFKLGARGLRSICEIIMIDAMFELPSKNETKLNITLSYARNKLQRTSVKKLRVA, from the coding sequence ATGGATAAATGTTCGTTTTGTGGTAAAGACAAAAAAGATACTAACCTTTTAATTGCAGGAGTATCAGGACATATTTGTGATTCATGTATTCATCAGGCTTATGAAATAATTCAGGAAGAATTAAAAACAAGCAATTTTGATGTAAATAAAATTAAATTACTTAAACCTGTTGAAATTAAAAAGTTTCTCGACCAGTATGTAATTGGACAGGAAGATGCAAAAAAATATTTATCCGTAGCTGTTTACAATCATTATAAAAGATTGATGCAAAAAGACAGTAAAGATAGTGTAGAAATTGAAAAATCAAATATTATTTTTGTAGGAGAAACAGGAACAGGTAAAACCTTATTAGCCAGAACAATAGCTAAAATGCTTCATGTGCCTTTTACTATTGTTGATGCAACAATTCTTACCGAAGCCGGTTATGTGGGCGAAGATATTGAAAGTATCCTTACCCGCCTGTTACAAGTAGCTGATTATGATGTAAAAGCCGCAGAAAAAGGAATAGTTTTTATTGATGAAATTGACAAAATAGCAAGAAAAAGCGATAATCCCTCAATAACACGCGATGTTTCCGGTGAAGGTGTTCAGCAGGGATTGTTAAAATTATTGGAAGGTTCTGTAATAAATGTTCCGCCACAGGGTGGAAGAAAACATCCAGACCAAAAAATGATACCTGTCAATACGCAAAATATACTTTTTATTTGTGGCGGTGCTTTCGATGGAATTGAGAAAAAAATCGCACAAAGACTAAACACTATGGTGGTTGGTTATGCTGCAAGCAAAGAAAAAGAAAAAATTGATATTAATAATTTATTACAATATATTGCTCCTCAAGATCTTAAAGCATTCGGGTTGATACCTGAAATTATAGGAAGATTACCTGTCTTAACATACTTAGAACCTCTTGATAAAAAAGCACTTAGAGATATACTTACAGAACCAAAAAATTCAATAATCAAACAATATACAAAACTTTTTAAAATTGATGGAATTGAACTTACATTTGATAATAAAGTTTTTAATTTCATTGTTGATAAAGCTATTGAATTTAAGCTCGGAGCAAGAGGCTTACGTTCTATTTGCGAAATAATTATGATTGATGCTATGTTTGAATTACCTTCAAAAAACGAAACTAAATTAAATATTACATTATCATATGCAAGAAATAAGCTTCAAAGAACCAGTGTGAAAAAATTAAGAGTAGCTTAG
- a CDS encoding tetratricopeptide repeat protein produces the protein MINYKLLPFILFSIIFFNIPLFAGVQNAETDLQQQLKTATEEQKAKIYIKLAEKTSSSSTQQAINYALKSLDVSRQFDNKKEEATALNFLGITFYNQNKYDKSLEYYQKSLKITMQLASKEEIANLMRKIGIVYVNLKKYKKALIYFEQTLSIYKQLGFKNKEAQTYSNIGLIYYYWQTFEDALEYYQKSLDIYKKLENKQEIAYSLNDIGVVYDAMGEYEKALEYYQKSYEINKEIDNKIEFAKLLNNIGEVYEDIGNYEEALNYFHKSLKIQKKISDEIVIATSLNKIGNVYKKMKKFDKAMNYYNKSLDIAKEKDLRLTIMDNYKSFYEVYYIMDNPKMALKYYQMYVNIKDSIFYSTTGKKILIDENEAIGHLQEVRSTRILEKDKAIYKERNSKRKILFISISILVLVVLVFSFLFYKTVNQKRKAYRLLSEKVPDYKDLL, from the coding sequence ATGATAAATTATAAATTACTTCCGTTTATTTTATTCAGTATTATTTTTTTTAATATACCGTTATTTGCTGGTGTACAAAATGCTGAAACTGATTTGCAACAACAATTAAAAACTGCAACAGAAGAACAAAAAGCTAAAATTTATATTAAACTTGCAGAAAAAACATCCTCATCTTCAACTCAACAAGCAATTAATTATGCCTTAAAGTCTTTAGACGTTTCAAGGCAATTTGATAATAAAAAAGAAGAAGCAACTGCTTTAAATTTTCTTGGAATTACATTTTATAACCAAAACAAGTATGATAAATCATTAGAATATTATCAAAAGTCTTTAAAAATAACTATGCAGTTAGCAAGTAAAGAAGAAATTGCAAACCTGATGAGAAAAATAGGAATTGTATATGTTAATCTGAAAAAATACAAAAAAGCTCTTATATATTTTGAACAAACATTAAGTATATACAAACAGTTAGGATTCAAAAACAAAGAAGCACAAACATATTCAAATATCGGACTAATTTATTATTACTGGCAAACATTTGAAGATGCTCTTGAATATTATCAAAAATCATTGGATATTTATAAAAAACTCGAAAATAAACAAGAAATAGCATATTCATTAAATGACATAGGAGTTGTTTATGATGCAATGGGAGAATATGAAAAAGCTCTTGAATATTATCAAAAATCGTATGAAATTAATAAAGAAATTGATAATAAAATTGAATTTGCAAAACTTCTGAATAATATTGGTGAAGTTTATGAAGATATTGGTAATTATGAAGAAGCACTAAATTATTTTCATAAATCATTAAAAATACAGAAAAAAATAAGTGATGAAATTGTTATTGCAACCTCACTTAATAAAATTGGAAATGTATATAAAAAAATGAAGAAGTTTGATAAAGCTATGAATTATTATAACAAGAGCCTCGATATCGCAAAAGAAAAGGATTTAAGGCTTACAATTATGGACAATTATAAGTCTTTTTATGAAGTATATTATATTATGGACAACCCTAAAATGGCTCTTAAATATTACCAGATGTATGTAAATATTAAAGATTCAATTTTTTACAGTACAACCGGAAAAAAAATATTAATTGATGAAAATGAAGCTATCGGACATTTGCAGGAGGTGCGATCAACAAGGATTTTAGAAAAAGATAAAGCTATTTATAAAGAGAGGAATAGTAAAAGGAAAATTTTATTTATTTCTATTAGCATATTAGTATTAGTAGTATTGGTATTTTCATTTTTATTTTATAAAACAGTCAATCAAAAAAGAAAAGCTTACCGTTTATTATCTGAGAAAGTACCAGATTATAAGGATTTATTATAA
- a CDS encoding threonylcarbamoyl-AMP synthase: MNEEINNTLEALRSGKTILYPTDTIWGIGCDATNAKAIEKIYKIKKREETKSMLILLDCPERISSYVDEVPRIAYDLIELSEKPVSIIFPKAKNLPQNLINSDGSIGIRVTNDEFCKILIRKFKKPIVTTSANISNRNHPEIFNKISEEVKKSVDYIVNWRQDEIISNQASSIIKLSIKGEIKIIRK; the protein is encoded by the coding sequence ATGAACGAAGAAATTAACAATACATTGGAAGCATTAAGATCAGGAAAAACAATATTGTATCCAACAGATACAATTTGGGGTATTGGTTGTGATGCAACAAATGCAAAAGCTATAGAAAAGATATATAAAATAAAAAAGCGTGAAGAAACAAAAAGTATGTTGATATTGCTTGATTGTCCTGAACGAATATCATCATATGTTGACGAAGTACCGCGAATAGCTTATGATTTAATTGAATTATCAGAAAAACCGGTTTCAATAATATTTCCAAAAGCAAAGAATCTTCCTCAGAATTTAATAAATAGTGATGGTAGTATAGGAATAAGGGTTACAAATGATGAATTTTGCAAAATTCTTATTAGAAAGTTTAAAAAACCAATAGTTACAACATCGGCAAATATAAGTAATAGAAATCATCCTGAAATTTTTAATAAAATATCTGAGGAAGTAAAAAAAAGTGTTGACTACATAGTTAACTGGCGACAAGATGAAATAATATCAAATCAAGCTTCAAGTATTATCAAATTAAGTATTAAGGGAGAAATAAAAATAATTCGGAAGTAG
- a CDS encoding four helix bundle protein, which yields MSIIKLSASLPNTPEGKVIKYQLTKSGTSIGANYREANRSRSKADFTNRIRICESEASETVYWLEIITDLNWVDSEKIQLIMVEAKEILAIFTSISTKLKL from the coding sequence ATTGCCTAATACACCTGAAGGCAAGGTAATAAAATATCAGCTTACAAAATCAGGAACAAGTATAGGAGCAAACTATAGGGAAGCAAATCGATCAAGAAGTAAAGCAGATTTTACAAATAGAATTAGAATATGCGAAAGTGAAGCAAGTGAAACAGTTTATTGGTTAGAGATAATTACTGATTTAAACTGGGTTGATTCTGAGAAAATACAATTAATAATGGTAGAAGCGAAAGAAATTCTTGCTATTTTCACATCAATTAGTACGAAACTAAAACTCTAA
- the panB gene encoding 3-methyl-2-oxobutanoate hydroxymethyltransferase codes for MSIHSNVKRITTHVLNEMKLRNEKIAMLTAYDYSTARIIDQAGIDVILVGDSASNVMSGHASTLPITLNDMIYHAASVVRAVKRALVVVDLPFGTYQGNSKEALSSSIRIMKETGAHAVKMEGGEEIKESIQRILSAGIPVMGHLGLTPQSIHKFGTYVVRARDEEEAEKLKSDAKILEQTGCFAIVLEKIPATLAEQVTQSINIPTIGIGAGNKVDGQVLVIHDMLGITQEFSPRFLRRYHNLFEEITGAVKNYINDVRSLNFPNEKEQY; via the coding sequence ATGTCAATACACAGTAATGTAAAAAGAATCACAACCCATGTGTTAAATGAAATGAAACTTCGCAATGAAAAAATTGCGATGCTAACTGCTTATGATTATTCAACAGCGAGAATTATTGATCAAGCAGGAATTGATGTAATACTTGTCGGTGATTCTGCATCAAATGTTATGTCTGGACATGCATCTACCTTACCCATCACATTAAACGACATGATATACCATGCCGCTTCGGTTGTAAGAGCTGTAAAACGTGCTTTAGTAGTTGTTGACCTTCCTTTTGGAACATATCAGGGGAATTCAAAAGAAGCATTATCTTCGTCAATCAGGATTATGAAAGAAACAGGTGCACATGCTGTTAAGATGGAAGGCGGTGAGGAAATAAAAGAATCAATACAGAGAATTTTATCTGCCGGAATACCTGTTATGGGACATCTCGGTTTAACTCCGCAATCTATTCATAAATTTGGCACATATGTTGTCAGGGCACGTGATGAAGAAGAGGCTGAGAAATTAAAATCAGATGCAAAAATACTTGAACAAACCGGATGTTTTGCGATTGTTTTAGAAAAAATACCTGCAACATTAGCAGAACAAGTTACCCAAAGTATAAATATACCAACAATTGGAATTGGTGCAGGTAATAAAGTTGACGGGCAAGTTTTAGTTATTCATGATATGCTTGGTATAACACAGGAATTTTCACCCAGATTCTTACGCCGATATCATAATTTATTTGAAGAAATTACAGGTGCTGTCAAAAATTATATTAATGATGTCAGATCACTTAACTTCCCTAACGAAAAAGAACAATATTAA